A single genomic interval of Apium graveolens cultivar Ventura unplaced genomic scaffold, ASM990537v1 ctg2319, whole genome shotgun sequence harbors:
- the LOC141700428 gene encoding uncharacterized protein LOC141700428 yields the protein MANFSVCWSSMVPLHAPPDHSSNHHLLKFTTSRNEVHEQGEGRKRSVAVSAAKPGGFASIGKGCSTCNGKGGIECSGCKGTGRNKKNGNIFERWKCYDCQGFGMKGCPSCGKGGLTPEQRGER from the exons aTGGCAAACTTTTCTGTGTGTTGGAGCTCAATGGTGCCATTGCATGCACCACCAGATCATAGTTCTAATCATCACCTGTTAAAATTTACTACTAGTAGAAATGAAGTTCATGAACAAGGAGAAGGCAGGAAGAGATCAGTTGCAGTTTCTGCAGCAAAACCTGGCGGATTTGCTTCA ATAGGTAAAGGATGTTCAACTTGTAACGGAAAAGGAGGAATAGAGTGCTCTGGATGCAAG GGAACAGGAAGAAATAAGAAGAATGGGAACATCTTTGAGCGTTGGAA GTGCTATGATTGCCAAGGATTTGGAATGAAGGGCTGCCCCAGTTGCGGAAAAGGAGGATTGACACCAGAACAACGAGGCGAAAGATAG
- the LOC141700429 gene encoding proteinase inhibitor PSI-1.2 produces MASRVTFLVLLVSGILLLEAGAVAKACPLYCLEVDYMTCPSSGDTKLDPKCNCCLAPKGCTLHLSTGTSMFCGKT; encoded by the exons ATGGCTTCAAGAGTAACTTTTCTTGTTCTCCTAGTGTCTG GTATTCTTCTGCTAGAAGCTGGTGCAGTTGCAAAAGCTTGTCCCTTGTACTGCTTGGAGGTGGATTACATGACTTGTCCGTCTTCCGGTGATACGAAGCTTGATCCAAAGTGCAACTGCTGCTTAGCTCCGAAAGGTTGTACTCTTCACCTTTCTACTGGAACTTCAATGTTCTGTGGCAAGACTTGA